Proteins found in one Pontibacter sp. SGAir0037 genomic segment:
- a CDS encoding LLM class flavin-dependent oxidoreductase, producing MDNKKIAYSILELAIVSQGETIQQALHNSLALAKEAEVHNYKRIWFAEHHNSDNIGSSATSLLMGYVAENTSTIRVGSGGVMLPNHSPLIIAEQFGTLAHLYPGRIDLGLGRAPGTDQATARAIRSDFMEAAHSFPQEIEKIQQYFSIENKGAKVRAPIAEGTGVPLYVLGSTTDSSHIAAEKGLPYAFASHFASTHLHNALRIYEQEFQPSEFLEKPYTIAGVNVLVADTDEEAEQLFTSLIRMFVGVLTGSREPLQPPTEMTEELREILQHPTLHQMLKYSFVGSKQTVKTQIQEFLGETGVDELITVSNIYNLNDRLRSARLFAEIMTEINEGR from the coding sequence ATGGACAATAAAAAGATAGCCTATTCCATTTTAGAACTTGCCATTGTATCGCAGGGGGAAACTATACAGCAGGCCCTGCACAATTCACTGGCATTGGCAAAAGAAGCGGAAGTACATAACTACAAACGCATCTGGTTTGCCGAGCACCATAATTCAGATAACATTGGCAGCAGCGCCACCTCCCTGCTGATGGGTTACGTGGCCGAAAACACTTCTACTATCCGGGTAGGCTCGGGTGGAGTGATGCTCCCGAACCACTCACCTTTGATTATAGCCGAACAATTTGGGACATTAGCTCATTTATATCCAGGCCGTATTGATTTAGGCCTCGGAAGGGCACCTGGCACCGACCAAGCAACAGCTCGTGCTATCCGGTCAGACTTTATGGAAGCGGCACATTCTTTTCCGCAGGAAATAGAAAAGATTCAGCAGTATTTTTCTATAGAAAATAAAGGTGCCAAAGTAAGGGCTCCCATCGCAGAGGGCACCGGTGTTCCGCTGTATGTATTGGGCTCTACGACCGATAGTTCGCATATAGCGGCTGAAAAGGGATTGCCTTATGCTTTTGCCAGTCACTTTGCATCGACACATTTACATAATGCTTTACGCATTTATGAACAGGAATTTCAACCTTCGGAGTTTTTAGAAAAGCCCTATACTATTGCCGGTGTGAATGTGTTAGTTGCCGATACCGATGAAGAAGCAGAGCAGCTATTTACCAGCCTGATCAGAATGTTTGTGGGTGTATTAACCGGATCCAGAGAACCACTACAGCCGCCCACCGAAATGACCGAAGAGTTGAGAGAAATATTACAGCACCCGACTTTACATCAAATGCTGAAATATTCCTTTGTCGGCAGTAAGCAAACGGTAAAAACGCAGATTCAGGAGTTTCTGGGAGAAACGGGAGTGGATGAATTGATCACTGTATCCAACATCTACAATTTAAATGATCGTTTAAGATCTGCCAGGCTTTTTGCAGAGATCATGACGGAAATAAACGAAGGCAGGTAA
- a CDS encoding T9SS type A sorting domain-containing protein translates to MNAIGQQVKPIRHGLSSGTTIDFSGMADGMYLLVLTFPNGREIKRVIKIT, encoded by the coding sequence GTGAATGCAATCGGGCAGCAGGTAAAGCCAATACGTCATGGCCTTTCCTCCGGAACAACCATAGATTTTTCCGGTATGGCTGACGGTATGTACCTGTTGGTGCTAACTTTCCCGAACGGGAGAGAGATAAAACGGGTTATTAAGATCACATAG
- a CDS encoding Crp/Fnr family transcriptional regulator yields the protein MKALINYILQFGNLNQQQIDLIMSKALEQELPKDAYFSEAGKVARQVGFVTEGVIRVCYYNNKGEEITKYFIDENNLVVDIESFNSGVCSSAYVQAVTDCKLVIFNKKDWQELLDTIIGWEAIVHKIIAKALILKVERRSPLVTEEATERYLKFLEIYPNAVNRIPLSYIASYLGITQSSLSRIRKNIK from the coding sequence ATGAAAGCACTAATCAACTATATTCTACAGTTTGGCAATTTAAACCAACAGCAAATTGACCTTATCATGAGTAAGGCATTAGAACAGGAACTACCTAAAGACGCATATTTCTCTGAAGCTGGAAAAGTTGCCCGACAAGTTGGATTCGTGACAGAAGGCGTGATCCGGGTTTGTTACTATAATAACAAAGGCGAAGAAATCACGAAATATTTCATTGACGAAAACAACCTTGTGGTAGATATAGAAAGCTTTAATAGTGGTGTTTGCTCCTCTGCTTATGTGCAGGCAGTTACGGATTGCAAGCTTGTTATTTTCAATAAAAAGGATTGGCAGGAACTTTTGGATACTATCATCGGATGGGAGGCAATTGTACATAAGATCATTGCAAAGGCATTAATCCTAAAAGTGGAGCGAAGAAGCCCTCTGGTTACAGAAGAGGCCACTGAACGCTATCTGAAGTTTCTGGAAATATATCCGAATGCTGTAAACCGCATTCCCCTCTCTTATATCGCCTCCTATTTGGGCATAACACAATCCTCGCTCAGCAGAATCAGAAAAAATATTAAATAG
- the kdpA gene encoding potassium-transporting ATPase subunit KdpA translates to MNTDILGVIAMFLVTVVLGLPLGKYIAKVYKGERTWLDFMDPLERLFFRISGIDARREMTWKQSMVALLSINLIWLFWAMFLLMTQSYHPFWNPDNNPSMSPDLAFNTAVSFLVNCNLQHYSGETGLSYLSQLGVMTFLQFVTAGTGMAACAVVFQALRSHSTERLGNFFNYFIKSCTRILLPISMVVAIILVLQGTPMTFEGKASITILQGEEQQVSRGPAAAMIAIKQVGTNGGGFFGVNSAHPLENPTYLTNMVENMVIILIPVALAFALGFYLERKRLGWMVFGVMTIGFLMLMTTTVYFEMNGNPAISRMGIDQNLGSLEGKEMRLGAAASGMWAVSTTVTSNGSVNAMHDSLTPLSGMNTLLGMMINSFYGGVGVGFLNFFVFIIVAVFISGLMVGRTPEFLGKKVEAREVKIAILIALLHPFLILSGTALAAYVFVQDPSVGWLNNPGFHGFSEMLYEYTSSAANNGSGFEGLGDNTPFWNITTGIVLALSRYLPIIGPVAIAGIMAQKRFLPESAGTLKTDTATFGLMVFFVIWIVAALAFFPSLVLGPIAEHFSIY, encoded by the coding sequence ATGAACACAGATATACTTGGAGTAATAGCCATGTTCCTGGTTACGGTGGTCCTCGGCCTGCCGCTGGGCAAGTACATAGCAAAAGTATATAAAGGAGAGAGAACCTGGCTGGATTTTATGGATCCACTGGAGCGCCTCTTCTTCCGGATAAGCGGCATTGACGCCCGCCGCGAAATGACTTGGAAGCAAAGTATGGTAGCGCTGCTGAGCATCAACCTGATCTGGTTGTTCTGGGCCATGTTCCTGCTCATGACGCAGAGCTATCATCCTTTCTGGAACCCCGACAACAACCCTTCCATGTCACCCGACCTGGCTTTTAATACAGCGGTAAGCTTTCTGGTGAATTGCAACCTGCAGCACTATTCCGGCGAAACAGGCCTTTCTTACCTGTCGCAGTTAGGTGTGATGACTTTTTTGCAGTTTGTTACAGCCGGAACGGGTATGGCTGCTTGTGCTGTGGTTTTCCAGGCGCTGCGCAGCCACAGCACCGAGCGCTTAGGCAACTTCTTTAACTACTTTATCAAAAGCTGCACACGTATTCTGCTTCCTATAAGTATGGTGGTGGCGATAATCCTAGTGCTGCAAGGTACGCCTATGACCTTCGAGGGAAAGGCAAGCATCACTATTCTGCAAGGAGAGGAGCAGCAGGTGTCGAGAGGACCTGCTGCAGCTATGATAGCCATTAAGCAGGTGGGTACAAACGGTGGGGGTTTCTTTGGTGTAAACTCCGCGCACCCGCTCGAGAACCCGACTTACCTGACCAACATGGTAGAGAACATGGTGATCATCCTTATACCGGTTGCACTTGCTTTTGCACTTGGCTTTTACCTGGAGCGCAAGCGCCTTGGGTGGATGGTATTTGGTGTGATGACGATTGGCTTTCTGATGCTGATGACGACTACTGTATACTTTGAGATGAACGGGAATCCTGCCATTTCCCGCATGGGCATCGACCAAAACCTGGGCTCCCTGGAAGGCAAGGAAATGAGACTAGGGGCAGCGGCATCGGGTATGTGGGCTGTGAGTACAACGGTTACCTCTAACGGCTCTGTTAATGCCATGCACGATTCGCTCACGCCACTCTCAGGTATGAATACTCTGCTTGGCATGATGATCAACTCCTTCTACGGCGGCGTAGGTGTGGGCTTTCTGAACTTCTTTGTCTTCATCATCGTCGCTGTGTTTATTTCCGGTCTGATGGTTGGCCGCACACCAGAGTTTCTGGGTAAGAAGGTCGAGGCCCGCGAGGTGAAGATTGCCATTTTAATTGCTTTACTGCATCCTTTCCTTATTCTTTCGGGTACCGCGCTGGCGGCTTATGTGTTTGTGCAGGATCCATCGGTGGGCTGGCTCAACAACCCCGGCTTTCACGGTTTCTCCGAGATGCTCTACGAGTATACCTCTTCTGCAGCAAACAACGGTTCTGGTTTCGAAGGCCTCGGCGATAACACGCCTTTTTGGAACATCACAACAGGCATCGTGCTGGCGTTGAGCCGTTATCTGCCCATTATTGGTCCGGTAGCGATAGCCGGTATCATGGCTCAAAAGCGTTTCTTACCTGAGTCAGCAGGCACGCTCAAAACCGACACAGCTACTTTTGGCCTGATGGTATTTTTCGTGATCTGGATTGTGGCTGCCCTGGCTTTCTTCCCGTCGCTGGTATTAGGGCCGATAGCTGAACACTTTTCCATCTACTAA
- a CDS encoding sigma-54 dependent transcriptional regulator: MQSIAALLLIDDENNLRQVLARVLELEGYHVWQARTAREGCELLESHSDEVEVVLSDVKLPDDNGLNILRKVKEKYPLPEVILMTAYGTIQDGVNAMKLGAFDYITKGDNDEQLLVTVARAADKARLRKRVAELEKQVEPKNTLDTIIGHTPALKQAKELTARVAVTDATVLLEGETGVGKELFAQAIHSTSPRRSKPFVAVNCSAFPKDLLESEIFGYKKGAFTGAIADKKGLFEEANGGTMFLDEIGEMPPELQAKFLRVLETQTFTKLGDTKPVRINVRLVAATNRDLKAEAEAGHFRYDLYYRLSVFKIRVPTLRERQADIPLLAHHFLQLYNVKMNRRLQGMSEEFMQKLKSYPWKGNIRELKNVIERAVILADEDTLTPEHMPAEFWTAAPSPEAAESDTSLSTIERNHILRILEQCGGNKTEAARRLHIGLTTLYRKLQEYGLS; encoded by the coding sequence ATGCAATCTATTGCTGCCCTTTTGCTTATAGATGACGAAAACAACCTGCGCCAGGTGCTGGCGCGTGTGCTGGAGCTGGAAGGCTACCACGTATGGCAAGCCAGAACGGCCCGCGAAGGTTGTGAACTGCTGGAGAGCCATTCAGATGAGGTAGAAGTAGTGCTAAGCGATGTAAAGCTTCCGGATGATAACGGACTGAACATCCTGCGCAAGGTAAAGGAGAAATACCCGCTGCCCGAGGTGATCCTGATGACAGCTTACGGCACAATACAGGACGGCGTGAACGCTATGAAGTTGGGTGCCTTCGATTACATCACAAAGGGAGACAATGACGAGCAGCTCCTCGTTACGGTTGCGCGGGCCGCAGATAAAGCCAGACTTCGCAAACGGGTGGCTGAGCTGGAGAAGCAGGTAGAGCCTAAAAATACGCTCGACACCATTATCGGTCATACGCCTGCCCTAAAGCAGGCAAAGGAACTAACAGCGCGCGTAGCTGTAACAGATGCTACGGTGCTTTTGGAGGGAGAGACAGGCGTAGGGAAGGAGCTTTTTGCGCAGGCTATTCACAGTACAAGCCCCCGGCGCAGCAAACCTTTTGTAGCCGTTAACTGCAGTGCTTTTCCTAAGGACCTGCTGGAGTCCGAGATTTTCGGATATAAAAAAGGTGCCTTTACCGGTGCTATAGCGGATAAAAAGGGCTTGTTTGAAGAGGCTAACGGAGGCACTATGTTTCTGGATGAAATCGGGGAGATGCCGCCAGAGCTACAAGCCAAATTCCTGCGTGTGCTCGAAACACAAACCTTCACCAAACTGGGTGACACGAAGCCAGTCAGGATAAACGTGCGCCTTGTAGCTGCCACCAACCGTGACCTGAAGGCAGAGGCGGAGGCAGGGCATTTCCGCTATGACCTCTATTACCGCCTGTCGGTCTTTAAGATACGTGTGCCAACGCTGCGGGAACGGCAGGCTGATATTCCTCTGCTGGCACATCACTTTCTGCAACTGTATAATGTTAAAATGAACCGTCGCCTGCAGGGCATGAGCGAAGAGTTTATGCAAAAGCTGAAGAGCTATCCCTGGAAAGGAAATATACGCGAACTCAAAAATGTGATAGAACGGGCCGTTATACTTGCCGATGAAGATACACTGACACCAGAGCACATGCCGGCAGAGTTCTGGACGGCAGCACCTTCGCCAGAAGCTGCTGAAAGCGATACTTCCCTGAGCACTATAGAACGCAACCACATTCTCCGGATACTGGAACAATGCGGAGGCAATAAAACCGAAGCTGCCCGGCGGCTGCACATTGGCCTGACCACCCTCTACAGAAAGCTGCAGGAGTATGGCCTGAGTTGA
- a CDS encoding spore photoproduct lyase family protein codes for MEVALKEETGTRTNQHKPKLWMPKQVLITPAALEEPWGQQIYERVQTLGLPVQELKNNRITGLRGEDERETYRNAKSTLAIVTAPPSALKLQPIPPSADWQFHLAEGCPAHCQYCYLAGSLQGPPVIRAFANLPAILSNLVNYKRQQDLTTFEASCYTDPLGIEHLTGSLAETIRFFGEQENMHLRWVSKFDQVDGLLSLPHHGNTQPRISLNTDFISKRMEGGTASMEARLAAIRKLAFPKTEGGGGYKVGLVIAPIMPVPDWEEQYTHLLDRLEQTLDFPCEITFELISHRFTPGSKALLQEWYPNTQIDFDEANRSLKYNKFGGKKYVYNTATMNMLRSFFYSELKNRFPEAPVLYWT; via the coding sequence ATGGAAGTAGCACTGAAGGAAGAGACAGGTACGAGAACAAACCAGCACAAGCCAAAGCTATGGATGCCTAAGCAGGTACTGATCACGCCCGCTGCTTTAGAAGAACCCTGGGGGCAGCAGATTTATGAAAGGGTGCAGACTTTAGGACTACCGGTGCAGGAACTAAAGAATAACCGCATTACCGGCTTGCGAGGAGAGGATGAGCGCGAAACCTACCGCAACGCGAAAAGTACACTGGCCATTGTCACTGCGCCTCCTAGTGCCCTTAAGTTACAGCCGATTCCCCCGTCGGCTGATTGGCAGTTTCACCTGGCGGAAGGATGCCCTGCCCACTGCCAGTACTGCTACCTGGCCGGAAGCCTGCAGGGGCCACCGGTTATTCGTGCGTTTGCAAACCTTCCGGCCATTCTTTCAAACCTGGTAAACTATAAAAGGCAGCAGGACCTGACTACTTTTGAGGCAAGCTGCTATACCGATCCGCTGGGCATAGAGCACCTGACAGGTAGTTTGGCCGAAACCATTCGTTTCTTTGGAGAGCAGGAAAACATGCATCTGCGATGGGTATCCAAGTTCGATCAGGTTGATGGTTTGCTCTCCCTTCCGCACCATGGCAATACCCAACCCAGGATCAGCCTTAACACAGACTTTATTTCTAAACGTATGGAAGGTGGCACTGCTTCGATGGAAGCACGGCTGGCAGCTATCCGTAAGCTGGCGTTTCCGAAAACAGAAGGCGGGGGAGGATATAAAGTAGGATTAGTCATTGCCCCTATCATGCCTGTTCCGGATTGGGAGGAGCAGTATACACATCTGCTGGACAGGCTGGAACAGACACTTGATTTCCCGTGTGAAATAACCTTTGAGTTGATCAGCCATCGCTTTACACCCGGCTCCAAAGCCCTTCTGCAGGAGTGGTACCCCAATACTCAGATCGACTTCGATGAAGCAAACCGGTCCCTCAAGTACAATAAGTTTGGCGGCAAAAAATACGTCTACAATACAGCGACTATGAACATGCTGCGCAGCTTCTTCTACTCTGAGCTAAAAAACCGTTTTCCGGAAGCGCCTGTTCTGTACTGGACCTGA
- a CDS encoding SDR family NAD(P)-dependent oxidoreductase, whose translation MKSVLITGANKSIGFESARQLLQKGYYVYLGSRNLENGLEAVDILKAEGLTNVEVIQIDVTNQQSVDSARVAIGKRTDVLDVLINNAGVYGVNPQNALNATIDNFKNVYDTNVYGVVRTTQAFIDLLRHAHEPRIVNVSSSVGSLSLQSDTGWQFHDFAKFAVYASSKSALNMYTITLAYELRDTAFKVNAVDPGYTKTDFNFHQGTGTVEEAASRVVKYALIDHNGPTGKYFSEETNPETGEIPW comes from the coding sequence ATGAAATCAGTATTAATTACAGGAGCCAATAAAAGTATTGGCTTTGAGTCAGCTAGACAACTGTTACAAAAGGGCTATTATGTTTATTTAGGAAGCCGAAACCTGGAGAATGGTTTAGAAGCTGTAGATATCCTTAAAGCCGAAGGGCTTACCAATGTTGAGGTCATACAAATTGACGTCACTAATCAGCAATCAGTTGATTCTGCCCGCGTTGCAATAGGCAAAAGAACAGACGTGTTAGATGTGCTGATCAATAATGCCGGGGTCTACGGGGTTAATCCGCAGAATGCGCTTAATGCAACAATTGACAATTTTAAAAACGTCTATGACACAAATGTGTATGGTGTGGTAAGAACCACTCAAGCGTTTATAGATTTGTTGAGACATGCGCATGAGCCCAGAATTGTAAATGTAAGTTCAAGCGTAGGGTCTCTGTCTCTTCAAAGCGACACTGGTTGGCAATTCCATGACTTCGCCAAATTTGCAGTTTATGCTTCTTCAAAATCGGCGTTGAATATGTACACCATTACGTTAGCTTACGAATTACGCGACACTGCCTTTAAAGTCAATGCTGTTGATCCGGGTTATACAAAAACTGACTTTAATTTTCATCAGGGCACAGGAACCGTGGAAGAAGCTGCTTCCCGAGTTGTGAAATATGCCTTGATTGACCATAACGGGCCAACGGGAAAATATTTCAGTGAAGAAACCAATCCTGAAACCGGAGAAATTCCCTGGTAA
- a CDS encoding helix-turn-helix domain-containing protein, producing MAAKKAYCNCLNTIKPVRDTLDVINGKWKLPIIISVGVGNERFTDIQESIPGITPKVLAKELKDLEQHQLIKRVVVDDYPVKILYRPEPYADTLTPIIHALKDWGLNHRQKIFEKE from the coding sequence ATGGCAGCAAAAAAAGCATATTGTAACTGTCTCAACACGATAAAACCTGTTCGAGACACACTTGACGTAATCAATGGCAAATGGAAATTGCCCATTATCATTTCTGTTGGTGTCGGTAATGAACGGTTTACCGATATACAGGAGAGTATTCCGGGCATCACTCCCAAGGTTTTGGCCAAGGAGCTGAAGGACCTGGAGCAGCACCAACTCATTAAGCGGGTGGTGGTGGATGATTATCCGGTGAAGATCCTGTATAGGCCTGAGCCCTATGCAGATACCTTAACTCCTATCATCCATGCCCTGAAGGATTGGGGACTAAACCACCGGCAAAAGATTTTTGAAAAGGAGTAG
- a CDS encoding spore photoproduct lyase family protein, with protein sequence MQKFNPTTVFYTPDALNERGKQVLRTYPDAAQQELVQHNRLPALDGNHYQVKSDVLVLGRLKTLVCRGSGRSSDFISPSLANGCLGACAYCYVDRNKAVNPITLFTNTEEILLAVDKHVQKQAWPKVPNQTHAQYYTYDIGCNSDVSVDAAISDGVQTAVDFFREHPKAFTTFATKFVNREMLSYDPQEKTRIRFSLLPQQVSKLVDVRTDSLAKRVSAINDFYHAGYEVHLNFSPVIVYEGWLEDYRELFEQLNQVVHPKLKEKMSCEVIFLTHNQWQHELNLSINPKAEELIWAPAIQETKKSQFGGINVRYQYQLKAQWIRQFEKLQQEVMPWCSIRYIF encoded by the coding sequence ATGCAGAAATTTAATCCGACAACTGTTTTCTATACCCCGGATGCCTTGAATGAGCGCGGGAAACAGGTTTTACGCACCTACCCTGATGCAGCTCAACAAGAGCTTGTGCAGCATAACAGGCTGCCTGCACTGGATGGTAACCATTACCAGGTAAAGTCAGATGTGCTGGTACTGGGGCGCTTAAAGACGTTGGTGTGCAGAGGGAGTGGCCGAAGTTCTGATTTCATATCACCAAGCCTGGCCAACGGTTGCTTAGGTGCCTGCGCCTACTGTTACGTAGACCGAAACAAAGCGGTAAATCCTATTACGCTATTTACCAACACAGAGGAAATACTGCTGGCAGTAGACAAGCACGTGCAGAAACAGGCGTGGCCGAAAGTGCCTAACCAGACGCATGCACAGTACTACACCTACGACATTGGCTGTAACTCTGATGTTTCGGTGGATGCTGCGATCTCTGATGGAGTGCAGACAGCGGTTGATTTCTTTAGGGAACATCCGAAGGCATTTACCACCTTCGCTACCAAATTCGTGAACCGGGAAATGCTTTCCTATGATCCTCAGGAAAAAACACGCATCCGCTTCAGCCTCTTACCCCAGCAGGTGAGCAAGCTGGTAGATGTGCGCACCGACAGCCTGGCGAAGCGTGTGTCGGCTATTAACGACTTTTATCACGCGGGTTATGAAGTACACCTGAATTTCTCTCCGGTTATTGTGTATGAGGGCTGGCTGGAGGATTACAGGGAGTTGTTTGAGCAGCTAAACCAGGTAGTACACCCGAAACTGAAGGAGAAGATGAGTTGCGAGGTAATTTTCCTGACACACAACCAATGGCAGCACGAGCTAAACCTGTCTATCAACCCAAAGGCGGAAGAACTGATCTGGGCACCTGCTATTCAGGAGACCAAGAAAAGTCAGTTTGGCGGCATCAATGTAAGGTACCAGTACCAGCTGAAGGCACAGTGGATCCGACAGTTTGAGAAACTGCAGCAGGAAGTAATGCCGTGGTGTTCTATCCGCTATATTTTTTAG
- a CDS encoding universal stress protein produces MKRILVPTDFSDQARNAYEVALSLAQRTGAAIKLLHVVEVPYPTTDFSATGDIITGDGMSQVYILNLLEIAKGRMQKLKELAQAYGVDVVDEVDTDDMIHKIKSTAQKDQIDLVVMGSKGSSGLEEFFIGSNTEKIVREANCPVLTIKKQEADFVVKNIVLASDLKVELGTAIEKFKAFQALFDATLHLVYINTPGDFEPAGNLKKQMEATAEKYGLQNYTLNIYNDAIEEDGILHFAQEIKADLIMLATHGRTGLSHLLSGSIAEDLVNHTSLPVLTVHLH; encoded by the coding sequence ATGAAAAGAATTCTAGTACCCACCGACTTCTCTGATCAGGCCAGAAATGCCTATGAAGTTGCCCTGTCTTTAGCCCAGAGAACTGGCGCTGCCATTAAACTACTACACGTGGTAGAAGTACCCTACCCCACTACCGATTTCAGCGCAACAGGCGACATTATAACGGGAGACGGCATGAGCCAGGTGTACATTCTGAACCTGCTCGAAATAGCCAAAGGCCGAATGCAGAAACTCAAAGAGCTGGCACAGGCGTATGGTGTTGATGTGGTAGACGAGGTGGATACAGATGATATGATCCACAAAATTAAAAGCACCGCTCAAAAAGACCAGATAGACCTGGTTGTTATGGGGTCTAAGGGATCTAGCGGACTGGAGGAGTTCTTTATCGGTTCTAATACTGAAAAAATTGTGCGTGAAGCTAATTGCCCGGTACTTACCATTAAAAAGCAGGAGGCAGACTTTGTTGTTAAAAACATCGTACTGGCATCCGATTTAAAAGTGGAATTAGGAACTGCTATAGAAAAATTTAAAGCGTTTCAGGCTTTATTCGATGCCACACTGCACCTGGTTTACATCAATACTCCAGGCGATTTTGAGCCGGCCGGAAACCTGAAAAAACAAATGGAAGCAACAGCTGAAAAGTATGGCTTGCAGAATTACACGCTCAATATTTACAATGATGCCATAGAAGAAGATGGTATTTTACATTTTGCCCAGGAAATAAAGGCCGACCTGATTATGCTGGCCACGCACGGCAGAACAGGCCTTTCGCATTTATTGAGCGGAAGTATTGCAGAAGATCTTGTAAACCACA
- the gap gene encoding type I glyceraldehyde-3-phosphate dehydrogenase — translation MSKIKVAINGFGRIGRLTFKALLEKENVEVVAINDLTNTKTLAHLLKYDSNHGRFNGTVEASDNGIIVNGTEIRITAERDPKNLPWGELGVDVVLESTGRFVDAEGAGGHLTAGAKKVVISAPAKGNIPTVVLGVNQNILTGEETIVSNASCTTNCLAPMAKVLDDAFGIEKGYITTVHAYTADQNLQDGPHSDLRRARAAALSIVPTSTGAAKAVGLVLPHLKGSLDGVAMRVPIPTGSLTDLTCVLKKPATKEEINAAIKAAADGEMKGILEYTEDPIVSVDIVGNTHSCIFDAEMTSANGTLVKVVGWYDNESGYSNRAADLISLIGA, via the coding sequence ATGTCTAAAATAAAAGTTGCAATTAACGGCTTTGGCCGTATCGGCAGACTTACTTTTAAAGCCCTGCTCGAGAAGGAGAACGTAGAAGTAGTAGCAATTAACGACCTTACCAATACCAAAACATTGGCTCACCTGCTGAAGTATGACTCTAACCACGGTAGATTCAACGGAACAGTAGAAGCTTCTGATAACGGTATCATCGTTAACGGAACTGAAATCAGAATTACAGCTGAGCGTGATCCAAAGAACTTGCCTTGGGGTGAACTTGGTGTAGACGTGGTGCTGGAATCTACTGGCCGTTTCGTAGATGCAGAAGGCGCTGGTGGTCACCTTACTGCCGGAGCTAAAAAAGTAGTTATCTCTGCTCCTGCCAAAGGAAATATTCCTACTGTTGTATTAGGGGTAAACCAGAACATCCTTACCGGCGAAGAAACAATCGTTTCTAACGCTTCTTGTACGACAAACTGCCTTGCTCCTATGGCAAAAGTACTCGACGATGCTTTCGGTATTGAGAAAGGTTATATCACAACTGTTCACGCTTACACAGCTGACCAGAACCTGCAGGATGGTCCTCACAGCGACCTGAGAAGAGCACGTGCTGCTGCCCTTTCTATTGTACCTACTTCAACGGGTGCTGCTAAAGCGGTTGGCTTGGTACTGCCTCACCTGAAAGGATCTCTGGATGGTGTTGCCATGCGTGTTCCAATCCCAACTGGTTCTTTAACTGACTTAACCTGTGTTTTAAAGAAACCAGCTACGAAAGAAGAAATCAACGCGGCTATCAAAGCGGCGGCTGACGGTGAAATGAAAGGTATCCTGGAGTACACAGAAGATCCGATTGTTTCTGTAGACATTGTAGGCAACACTCACTCTTGTATTTTCGATGCTGAGATGACTTCAGCAAACGGTACACTTGTTAAAGTTGTTGGCTGGTACGATAACGAGTCCGGCTACTCTAACAGAGCTGCTGACCTTATTTCCCTGATCGGCGCTTAA
- a CDS encoding IS3 family transposase has translation MKANLREQKEQESVAQIKEVYQLSKCRFGNPRISFELGEQGICASPPRVARAMQKHQIQSIHGKGKGSTGTA, from the coding sequence TTGAAAGCTAATCTGCGGGAGCAGAAAGAGCAGGAGTCAGTGGCGCAGATCAAGGAAGTGTATCAGCTGAGCAAGTGCCGCTTTGGCAACCCCAGGATCAGCTTTGAACTTGGGGAGCAGGGCATCTGTGCTTCTCCCCCAAGAGTAGCACGTGCAATGCAGAAACACCAGATACAGAGTATTCATGGAAAAGGGAAAGGTAGTACGGGAACGGCCTAA
- a CDS encoding potassium-transporting ATPase subunit F — protein MTALFITSLLTFGYLFYVLLKPEKF, from the coding sequence ATGACAGCACTTTTCATTACAAGCCTTTTAACCTTCGGCTACCTTTTCTATGTGTTGCTGAAGCCAGAGAAATTTTAG